One segment of Macrotis lagotis isolate mMagLag1 chromosome 1, bilby.v1.9.chrom.fasta, whole genome shotgun sequence DNA contains the following:
- the LOC141513711 gene encoding olfactory receptor 1G1-like codes for MGWKNKTTVSEFLLMGLFEGSEHQQLLFWLFLLMYLVTVIGNLLIIVAVAFNTHLHTPMYYFLANLSFTDVNFISTIVPKMLVNIQTQNNSISYSDCLTQLYFFIMFGSVDEFLLATMAYDRYVAICYPLHYAVMMRPQLCFLLISISWAINGLHSLLHTLLMNELVFCAKNEISHFFCDLNPLLKLSCTDIFINELMILTIGGLAGMTPFICIIISYMYISLAILRMPSAKGKQKAFSTCSSHLSVVALFFGTVFGVYFSPSSNHSSHSDIIASVMYTVVTPMLNPFIYTLRNRDMKAALQRLF; via the coding sequence ATGGGTTGGAAAAACAAGACCACTGTCTCTGAGTTTCTCCTTATGGGACTATTTGAAGGATCAGAGCATCAACAACTACTCTTCTGGCTATTTCTGCTCATGTATCTGGTTACTGTGATTGGAAATCTGCTCATCATTGTGGCTGTTGCTTTCAACACTCATCTCCATACTCCTATGTACTACTTTCTAGCCAACTTATCTTTTACTGATGTCAACTTCATCTCTACCATAGTCCCCAAGATGTTGGTGAATATCCAAACTCAGAATAACTCCATCTCTTATTCTGACTGCCTAACACAGTtatatttttttatcatgtttGGTTCAGTAGATGAGTTTCTCCTGGCCACAATGGCATATGACCGTTATGTAGCCATTTGTTACCCACTCCATTATGCAGTAATGATGAGACCTCAGCTTTGTTTCCTCTTGATTTCAATTTCATGGGCTATTAATGGCCTTCATTCCCTCTTACATACATTGTTAATGAATGAACTAGTCTTCTGTGCTAAAAATGAAATTTCCCACTTCTTCTGTGACCTGAACCCCCTGCTGAAACTGTCCTGTACTGATATCTTCATTAATGAACTAATGATCCTCACCATTGGTGGTCTTGCTGGCATGACTCCTTTTATCTGTATAATCatatcttatatgtatatatccttgGCTATCCTAAGAATGCCATCTGCAAAAGGGAAGCAGAAAGCCTTTTCAACTTGCAGCTCCCACCTTTCTGTAGTAGCTCTCTTTTTTGGGACTGTCTTTGGAGTATATTTTAGTCCTTCATCCAACCACTCATCCCACAGTGACATCATTGCATCTGTAATGTACACGGTGGTGACCCCAATGCTGAACCCTTTTATCTACACCCTGAGGAACAGGGATATGAAAGCAGCCCTACAAAGACTCTTTTAA